A window of Pecten maximus chromosome 12, xPecMax1.1, whole genome shotgun sequence genomic DNA:
taccaataaggtgaatggagcagacgcgggatgaggtgggacaccatagtttgtgtgaatagatcagttgatgtcttgcacgttttggtaagactgatgattttgttccatttattgcaaaggtaacaagacagagacagcattttttttgtgtgaagatgatccattcaaaagatcatgaagggtcagcaacggcaggatatgggacggggagtcgtcttcttcctctatttcctggttctgctcgggttcaggttcaggctgatttttgttccgaagatacttcatgtagcacttctggcaaataagtgcttgttcctttgctgacatcaatccttgttgcaccagcgtatctaggagccatttatattatggactatttacattgcgtgcacttctgttcttattgccactacgtttcttgaagtatagttgacagccttctccaacacatttaccctccatcttgaaacaataacgattggtttatgaagcgtcgataaagtaacaaaatagcaagccaccgatgtttatttagtcgttagatatcataaaactgtcatgaaaatatccgctctgatattcaatataaaattttgtatataataagctatataatagggtttcagacaaggttgttactcatttccccttttctttcaatttacaaccacattcaggcggcgatatgagaacgttccaccacatggaattagctgatctttggtacacatatgaaacaagtaaagctctatccgattttgagatggaaatttgcatccaaaactatataacgggagaaaattgcaattttatggcatttttcttcataactGTGTCCTTGCAAGTGtattttcatccgagaaaatttttgttttatgttttatgaataaacacgatgttttggaaatatttatcaaaagaaattgatactatgttgcgaattacaatttcgagataaccttcttttatttacgacttTATGTCTTTAATGCtcaaatgacaactttataaaattacattttcactgacattatgaaatctgggtgtcggaaaggtgtaaaattattcttcggaaaagaaaaaaactgtagttgagctagataagaaattatacgggggcaggctcctatggagaattaacattactggaaacaggccctttctCCTAGGATGTTTATATAGACCTGATAGTAATATTGATTATTGGAATAAACTAGATGAAACTCTAACTAGAGCTATTGATACTTCTATGGATATTATACTTACAGGTGATATTAATGTAGACATGTTGAATTTAACTCCTGGACATTATTTATCACGACTTCTTgttaaacataatttatttaGCTTTATTAATGAGCCTACCAGAATCACACCTGAAAGTGCAACATCCATAGCTTTTATTCTTTCTAATAacagaaatttaattaaaagttCATTCGTCTCAGCACCATTTTGTAGTGACCATTCATCGGTGCATGCCCAAATAtcttttaatgtatttaaacatGTTGCCTATAAAAAGACTATTCTGAAATATGATGAAGCAGATTTTGACAGTATGAATAGTGCTCTTTTGTTGATTGGGTTAATTTATCATTGAATCAAGACACTGAATTATTCAATTATACTATAATTAATTACTTAACGGAAAAGGTCGACAAGTTTATTCCTACAAAGACTATTACAGTACGACCAAATGATAAACCATGGATGAACAATACTATAAGACTTAAGATGAGACAGAGAAACAGAATTCACCGAAAAGCTAAATTAGATAACAGTCCTCACTATTGGCAAATATTTCGAAACTTAAGGAATGAAACTATTGACCAGATTCGTGAAGcaaaatcaaaatacattgAACAGTTAGAAAACTCACTGAATGACAATAGGGTCCCTCCAGACAAATGGTGGAAAATAGCTTAATCTATAACTAATTTCACGAATAAATCCTCATCTATTCCCcgccccgccccccccccccccccttgaaACTAACAATCAAGTTTTCTACCATCAAGTAGATAAAGCAGAAATCCTAAACCAGCACTTCACAAACATATCTTCATCCTCACCAAACCTTGAACTTCCTCAAGCAGCGGAATACATAAACACACCTCCATTCTCACTAACTAATATTCAAATCACTCAACAAGATGTCCTTGACCAAATTAATATTCTTAATGCAAACAAACCACCAGGTCCTGATGGTGTTATCccaaaaattgttaaaaagttAAATTCCTCACTTATATTACCTCTCACACTATTATTCAATAAATCTTTAGAATCAGGGTCAGTACCTAGTAGCTGGAAACAAGCAAATATTAATGCCATTGATAAAGGAACTGGTTCATCAAGTGATGTTTTAAACTACAGGACAATTTCAATTACTTCATGTTTtagtacaatatttttttaagtataTCTTTAACTACCTTGTTGAAAATTCTATCATTACCAAGCATCAGTCTGGCTTTACACCTGGTGATTCAACTGTAAATCagttattgtttatatataatgaaattgtcaaaaatatggACCAGGGAAAAGAACTAAGattcattttttatgatataagtAAAGCTTTTGATTGTGTTTGGCATCAAGGTCTCTTGTTGAAATTGCAAAAATATGGTATTAATGGAAATTTACTTGCTTGGTTCCAGAATTATCTCTCTGACAGAATGCAAAGAGTCAGTACTGAGGGGTACCATTCtcaatttaaatttgttaatgCAGGGGTACCCCAAGGATCTGTTCTTGGCCcacttctttttcttctttacATTAATGATGTCACAGAAAATATCTCTTCTAATATTAAACTTTTTGCAGATGACACATCCCTATATGTTATTATTGATAATGATCCGGTACAAGTAGCACAATCATTAACAACTGACCTAAATACTATGAGTGAGTGGGCAAACACATGGGACATAAAATTCAacccaaataaaacaaaatctgtaATCTTTTCCATGAAACATAACACAAACCGCCCCATAATAACGTTTCAAAACAGTCAAATTACAGACACTAGATCACATACACATTTAGGACTAACTTTCAAAGATGATACCTCATGGAATCAACATATAGCAGACTTAACATTCTTCGCTACATAAAAACTAAAGTCAACAGAAAAGCATTAGTTACAATCTATACAGCATTTATAAGACCAATTTTGGAATATGCAGACATTGTCTGGGATAATTGCACCCAATAATTATCTGAACTTTTGGAATCCATACAGTTAGAAGTAGCAAGAATTATTACAGGACTCAGATCAGGAACTTCACATCATAAACTGTATACTGAACTTGGTTGGGAATCTCTGGCAGCCAGACGAGAAAAACACAAATACATCATGATGTACAAACTAATGCATGGACACGCACCAACTTATTTACAAGATGTAATCACTCCTTTTACTAACATTCCCAATCAAAATCACTATCCTCTCCGTCACACAAAGGCAATTTAACCCGCCCCTATGCAGAACTAATAACTATTATGACAGTTTCTTTCCTCTTATGTATCGCACAATTAATTATAATGCTAGCCTTTTTGATTCTCCTACACTTGCAAACTTTAAACATATACTAGATAAAGGTAAAGTGTCTGATATAgactctttaaaaaaaaattaatctgaAGGGGACAGAAGGGCCAATATTATTCTTGTTCAGCTTAGAAATTATTGCagtgatttaaaatttgatttacatCATGACCACCTCACAGACAGTCCTGCTTGTAACTGCTCAGACGCACTTGAGACCTTGTAAGTGTAAATTTATGAAATTCAACAAAAAGGTGATTTAATATGTTCCAGCTAAAAGCCCAAATCCactaaaatattttcagaaataggtTCTATACATACTTGTAAACTTTGGACAAAAGAATGGCTGCCTTAGGATCGTGGTGTAGGAGTCCCCTCGAGCCAACACTGAAATGATGGGCGGGCTGTAAACCACACCATTTTCTCCAGGCATTGTATGAAGGTAAACCATGATCACGCACTCTTTGAATGTTCAACGCAGCCAAGTCGAAGGCCACGCCCATTTCATTCAACAATAATTAATTTCTTAATGCATCTTGTATAAACCTATCTTGTCTGGCTTGTTTCGAGTTCAACTGCCAGAAGTTTAGTCGGTCAGCTCCTCGTCCATTTCCAGCAAACAGCAATGAAGGTCTTAAGTAAGTGaattctgtttttatttcaactGATTCGTGAGTCTGTGGGTCCTTTAAACCCTGGGTGCTTGGAATCGTTGAATGTCCAGACCTGAATGCTGCGGCCCCGAATACGTTTGCTGTGGTAGGATTAACCTTTGGGTTGTACACTGTGTGGTGACCGTTTGGCGTAGAGTACAAGCCGTGTAATTGCATGTGCTTATCACTAAGTACATGCGGTAAGTATTCATTATAGTTAATGTGCTGAATGATAGCAGACATGAATTTTTCGAGTTTCCTGGAACAGCTTCTCATCAGACCAGGAAGGATTATAAACTCGAACCTGTTTAGCTATTCTGTTATGTTCCCTGAGTAAAACGGTGTAGAGGCTAGTGATGGTACCAAGTTATTCCTGGGGTCCCCTAAATAACAGAGCACACCGATGTCAGATCCGGatatatagaaatatgtaaCCAGGATATACCTAAGCTAACCTTAACAACATGAACACaaatatattaacattaatACAATGGGTTATAGGTAATATGAAAGATGAGTATTCGACGGTTGTAAAATCCAACAATCAATCAAACCATGACAATTGATGAACGAAATTAAAACCGTCATGATATAAAGAGGTCATGAGCCCGTTATGATCAGGTCGCTTaagttatcattatatatgCTAATCATACAATGTTccaattatagatatattgtatattaaattGTTACATGTGAAATATTGTCAAAGGCTCTAAAGTACTACAGTATAAAacgtacatgtactttttaCATAATGATACTAATGCACAAACAGTAAACTGTCGCAATTCTTAATAGCTTACTCATGTCACATAGTAACAATTTAATATACTAGCAATCATGGCGCATACTAGAAACTGATCTTTTTTAATTGacaaaaaatgatttcaaacaTACATCTGTAAAGAAAGGTgtagtaaaataaacatttaaacagaTGTAAACTCAAAACAATTTTATTCCAGGCGTGCGAAATCAAATCAGTGAGCACACCTCATACTTAGATGCTTCCATGATTTACGGGTCTTCACAGGAAACCCTGAGCCGACTGAGAGAGGGACGCGGAGGTAAATAGTGTGATATAATAATGCTTTGGAATAGTTTAAGGAGTTTGTTTTCTTTACCATGCCTTATTCATATTGAAATGGAAATAAATGCAACAGTTAccatatcaataaaaacaacaacccAAACATTACTCGTACCATTATATTATCTTAATATATTACTTCCTCTCTGTTTCTCCCGTTTTGTGACGCCGTCATAATGCATGCATGTATGAATACTGATATTCACGTCCTCAATCAAAGTTCTTCCTTATTTTTGTGAATGTGATCATTATCGTTTATACACCTCCCTTATACTTCAGGTTTTCTTAAGATGGGCCCAAATGGATTCCTCCCACCAGCAGATGATAGCACGTGCACGTTGCCGGAACCTGGGGAATTCTGTTTTGATCCAGGTAATTTATCATGATCTACTTTATGTATTATTAATAACTTAAAAACGTGACATCATGAAATCAATCCATGAATTGTTTGAACTCAACGTTATACACGATTCAATATTGTGATTTAAGActtaatatatctataattgGAACATTGTATGATTAGcatatataatgataacttAAGCGACCTGATCATAAAGGGGTCATGGCCTCTTTATATCATGACGGTTTTAAATTTCGTTCATCAATTGCCATGGTTTGATTGATTGTTAGATTTTACAACCGTCGAATACTCATCTTTCGTATTAACTATAACCCATTGTATTAATGTTAACATATTTGTGTTCATGTTGTTAAGGTTAGCTTAGGTATATCCTGGttacatatttctatttatcctgcaactgccaccgtattgtcggaatacacgcaccgtatatatttttgctgtatacggcagtgacggaaaacagctgtattttggaatcttatcACGTGCGTCAGTttgactgacctacttcaaagtgaaactacgtttaaaaggcgaacatatttctgtcctttttgacaccgtttcacttcaaaacaaatatttttgatgattattttttcattgttgcaggataaatagaatacatggtcagtgtcttaaaatataaggtgtatttttggctcgggacagaaagacaaaagtggctcgccaaggctcgccacttttgtctttctttaccctcgccaaaatacagcttatatatTAAGACACTGACCACGTATTCACTATATATCTGACATTGGTGTGCTTTGCTATTTAGGGGACCCCAGGAATAACCTGGTACCATCACTGGCCGCCCTCTACACCGTTTTACTCAGGGAACATAACAGAATAGCTAAACAGGTTCAAGTTTATAATCCTTCCTGGTCCGATGAGAAGCTGTTCCAGGAAACTAGAAAAATCATGTCTGCTATCATTCAGCACATTAACTATAATGAATACTTACCACATGTACTTAGTGATAAGCACATGCAATTACACGGCTTGTACTCTACGCCAAACGGTCACCACACAGTGTACAACCCAAAGGTTAATCCTACCACAGCAAACGTATTCGGGGCTGCAGCATTCATGTATGGACATTCAACGATTCCAAGCACCAAGGGTTTAAAGGACCCACAGACTCACGAATTagttgaaataaaaacagaattCACTTACTTAAGACCTTCATTGCTGTTTGCTGGAAATGGACGAGGAGCTGACCGACTAAACTTCTGGCAGTTGAACTCCAAACAAGCGAGACAAGATAGGTTTATACAAGATGCTTTAAGAAATGAATTATTGTTGAATGAAATGGGCGTGGCCTTCGACTTGGCTGCGTTGAACATTCAAAGAGGGCGTGATCATG
This region includes:
- the LOC117339016 gene encoding peroxidase-like protein is translated as MKVLSVRNQISEHTSYLDASMIYGSSQETLSRLREGRGGFLKMGPNGFLPPADDSTCTLPEPGEFCFDPGDPRNNLVPSLAALYTVLLREHNRIAKQVQVYNPSWSDEKLFQETRKIMSAIIQHINYNEYLPHVLSDKHMQLHGLYSTPNGHHTVYNPKVNPTTANVFGAAAFMYGHSTIPSTKGLKDPQTHELVEIKTEFTYLRPSLLFAGNGRGADRLNFWQLNSKQARQDRFIQDALRNELLLNEMGVAFDLAALNIQRGRDHGLPSYNAWRKWCGLQPAHHFSVGSWGLIHHDHKAAILLSKVYKHPDDIDLFTGGLSERRIKGTITGPTFSCIIAKQFQLLKQGDRFWYENDIPNIGFTAGEHENRPIPQSMTAIETVR